The following coding sequences lie in one Microbacterium sp. XT11 genomic window:
- a CDS encoding GNAT family N-acetyltransferase, whose protein sequence is MEPVTLITERLTLRAPTPSDAEAIERACQDPEIPRWTTVPSPYSRADAEDFIRLIAEWWADGSETVWSIFHEGVLVGSIGLHRIVDHHTGGHAELGYWVAAEARGHGFLAEAGKAVIDWGFAELGLVRIRWQAVVGNIPSARAARALGFRYEGLQRQALTGPRGRDDGWLGGLLVTDDRSPVEWPIL, encoded by the coding sequence ATGGAACCCGTCACCCTGATCACCGAGAGACTGACCCTGCGCGCCCCCACGCCATCGGATGCCGAGGCGATCGAGCGCGCGTGCCAGGATCCGGAGATCCCTCGCTGGACGACCGTCCCCAGCCCGTACTCCCGCGCGGATGCCGAGGACTTCATCCGCCTGATCGCGGAGTGGTGGGCCGACGGCAGCGAGACCGTGTGGAGCATCTTCCACGAGGGCGTGCTCGTGGGGTCGATCGGCCTCCACCGCATCGTCGACCACCACACCGGGGGCCACGCGGAGCTCGGGTACTGGGTCGCCGCCGAGGCGCGGGGGCACGGCTTTCTCGCTGAGGCAGGGAAGGCGGTGATCGACTGGGGCTTCGCCGAGCTCGGGCTCGTCCGCATCCGCTGGCAAGCCGTCGTCGGGAACATCCCGTCGGCGCGTGCCGCCCGAGCCCTGGGGTTCCGGTACGAGGGCCTTCAGCGCCAGGCGCTCACCGGCCCCCGAGGGCGCGACGACGGCTGGCTCGGCGGCCTGCTCGTCACCGACGACCGCTCCCCCGTCGAGTGGCCGATCCTCTGA
- the mfd gene encoding transcription-repair coupling factor, which produces MTVPGILRALEEASLYRDALTWAHTDADLGLVDGLDAPALAGLLRKRAENGHPAALLAVAPTGRRAESIAQALASYLPDAEVLTFPAWETLPHERLSPSPDTVGRRLQTLRRITGWTGDHPLVVVASVRAALQPIAGNLADIEPLELAIGSRGHELDDVAERLVERAYSRVDMVSRRGEFAVRGGILDVFPPTSEHPFRVEFFGDEIDQIRAFSVADQRSLPGDVSTVDLPPSRELLLTQEVRDNARALVGGFPAISAMLERMAEGIPVEGMESLLPAVAGPLKSLVEYLPDGAATAVVDPERSSARAITLGETNREFLDAAWSAATSGASAPIDLGAGDFLTIARLREIVHARGGVWWRLSPFAIGGADAETIDAAVIPSFHGNVDGAISFVDGCVSEGWRVVVIAAGPGLVDRARDVLSDRGVAARVVDRLTEAPEAGVATLVTGSVEAGVQVPEAKLAVLTDNEFYGRTIGGDQRVVKKLASRRKNVVDPLQLKQGDYVVHATHGIGRFVEMTQREVSTGGRNAAKSTRDYLVLEYAPSKRGYPGDKLFVPTDQLDLLSKYVGGEAPTLSKMGGSDWAQAKGRARKAVRDIAVELVKLYSARMSAKGHAFGPDTPWQRELEEAFPFAETHDQLQTIEEIKADMERPIPMDRLLSGDVGFGKTEVAVRAAFKAIQDGKQVAMLVPTTLLVKQHLETFTERFAGFPVKVRPLSRFQTDKEARLTLQGLLDGSVDMVIGTHRILTDQVIFKDLGLLIIDEEQRFGVEHKDALKKLKTNVDILAMSATPIPRTLEMAVTGIREMSTLQTPPEDRHPILSFVGPRSDKQIAAAIRREILREGQVFFVHNRVQSIQRVAAELAELVPEARIAVAHGKMGEHQLEQVVDDFWERKYDVLVSTTIIETGLDISNANTIIIDRADKYGLSQLHQLRGRVGRGRERAYAYFLYDDSKPLSETAADRLQTIAVNNDLGSGMQVALKDLELRGAGNLLGAEQAGHIAGVGFDLYLRMIGEAVATFRGEEVETGQELRLELPLEARIPEDYIDSERLRLEAYQKLSAASAATAKDDAIDLVVEELTDRYGTPPEEVVGLVAIARLRRRAARAGLTDVVAMGSNLRISPARLEDSIKVRMQRLYPKAKLVAGGEALVVPLPTVPSAVGVGLEPLPGAQLLEWVGQLFTALFPEPVKTD; this is translated from the coding sequence GTGACTGTTCCAGGGATTCTGCGCGCCTTGGAAGAGGCGTCTCTCTACCGTGATGCCCTGACCTGGGCGCACACCGACGCCGATCTCGGCCTCGTCGACGGGCTCGACGCCCCCGCGCTCGCGGGACTGCTGCGCAAGAGGGCCGAGAACGGCCATCCGGCCGCGCTGCTGGCCGTGGCCCCGACGGGCCGCCGAGCCGAGAGCATCGCACAGGCTCTCGCGTCGTACCTCCCCGACGCTGAGGTGCTCACCTTTCCTGCCTGGGAGACGCTGCCGCACGAGCGGCTCAGCCCCAGCCCCGACACGGTCGGACGACGACTTCAGACGCTGCGCCGCATCACCGGATGGACCGGCGACCACCCGCTCGTCGTGGTCGCGTCCGTGCGCGCCGCGCTGCAGCCCATCGCGGGCAACCTCGCCGACATCGAGCCGCTCGAGCTCGCCATCGGCAGCCGAGGACACGAGCTCGACGACGTGGCGGAGCGCCTCGTCGAACGGGCCTACTCGCGAGTCGACATGGTGTCGCGGCGCGGGGAGTTCGCGGTGCGCGGAGGCATCCTCGACGTCTTCCCGCCGACCTCCGAGCACCCGTTCCGCGTGGAGTTCTTCGGTGACGAGATCGACCAGATCCGCGCGTTCTCGGTGGCGGATCAGCGCTCCCTCCCCGGCGACGTGTCGACGGTCGACCTGCCGCCGAGCCGCGAACTGCTGCTCACGCAGGAGGTACGAGACAACGCGCGTGCCCTCGTCGGCGGGTTCCCCGCGATCTCGGCGATGCTCGAGAGGATGGCCGAGGGCATCCCCGTCGAGGGCATGGAGTCGCTCCTGCCCGCCGTCGCGGGGCCGCTGAAGTCGCTCGTCGAGTACCTGCCGGACGGCGCGGCCACGGCGGTCGTCGACCCGGAGCGGTCGTCGGCCCGCGCGATCACGCTCGGGGAGACCAACCGGGAGTTCCTGGACGCGGCGTGGAGCGCTGCGACATCGGGAGCATCCGCACCCATCGACCTCGGGGCCGGCGACTTCCTCACGATCGCGCGCCTGCGTGAGATCGTGCACGCGCGGGGCGGCGTCTGGTGGCGGCTCAGCCCGTTCGCGATCGGCGGCGCGGATGCTGAGACGATCGACGCCGCCGTCATCCCGTCGTTCCACGGCAACGTCGACGGCGCGATCTCGTTCGTCGACGGCTGCGTGTCCGAGGGGTGGCGGGTGGTCGTGATCGCCGCTGGTCCCGGTCTGGTCGACCGCGCGCGCGACGTGCTGTCCGACCGCGGCGTCGCGGCACGGGTGGTCGATCGCCTCACCGAGGCGCCGGAGGCGGGCGTCGCCACGCTCGTGACCGGCTCCGTCGAGGCGGGGGTCCAGGTGCCGGAGGCCAAGCTCGCCGTCCTCACGGACAACGAGTTCTACGGCCGCACCATCGGCGGCGACCAGCGCGTGGTCAAGAAGCTCGCATCGCGCCGCAAGAACGTCGTCGACCCGTTGCAGCTGAAGCAGGGCGATTACGTCGTGCACGCGACGCACGGCATCGGCCGCTTCGTGGAGATGACCCAGCGCGAGGTGTCGACCGGCGGCCGCAACGCCGCGAAGTCGACCCGTGACTACCTGGTGCTCGAGTACGCGCCGTCCAAGCGGGGCTACCCCGGCGACAAGCTCTTCGTGCCGACCGACCAGCTCGACCTGCTGTCGAAGTACGTCGGCGGCGAGGCTCCCACCCTGTCGAAGATGGGCGGCAGCGACTGGGCACAGGCGAAGGGCAGGGCCCGCAAGGCCGTGCGTGACATCGCCGTCGAGCTCGTCAAGCTCTACTCCGCGCGCATGAGCGCCAAGGGCCACGCGTTCGGCCCCGACACGCCGTGGCAGCGCGAGCTCGAGGAGGCGTTCCCGTTCGCGGAGACGCACGACCAGCTGCAGACGATCGAGGAGATCAAGGCCGACATGGAGCGGCCGATCCCGATGGACCGGCTGCTGTCGGGAGACGTCGGCTTCGGCAAGACCGAGGTCGCCGTGCGTGCCGCGTTCAAGGCGATCCAAGACGGCAAGCAGGTCGCGATGCTCGTGCCGACGACGCTGCTCGTCAAGCAGCACCTCGAGACCTTCACCGAGCGATTCGCGGGCTTCCCCGTGAAGGTGCGGCCGCTGTCGCGGTTCCAGACCGACAAGGAGGCGCGGCTCACCCTGCAGGGGCTGCTCGACGGATCGGTCGACATGGTCATCGGCACGCACCGCATCCTCACCGACCAGGTCATCTTCAAAGACCTGGGACTGCTCATCATCGACGAGGAGCAGCGCTTCGGCGTCGAGCACAAAGACGCGCTGAAGAAGCTCAAGACGAACGTCGACATCCTCGCCATGAGCGCCACCCCCATCCCGCGCACGCTCGAGATGGCCGTCACCGGCATCCGCGAGATGTCCACGCTGCAGACGCCCCCGGAAGACCGGCATCCGATCCTCTCTTTCGTCGGTCCGCGCAGCGACAAGCAGATCGCAGCGGCCATCCGGCGCGAGATCCTGCGCGAGGGGCAGGTGTTCTTCGTGCACAACCGCGTGCAGTCGATCCAGCGGGTCGCCGCGGAGCTGGCCGAGCTCGTGCCGGAGGCGCGGATCGCGGTGGCGCACGGCAAGATGGGCGAGCACCAGCTCGAGCAGGTCGTCGACGACTTCTGGGAGCGCAAGTACGACGTGCTCGTCTCGACGACCATCATCGAGACAGGTCTCGACATCTCCAATGCCAACACGATCATCATCGACAGGGCCGACAAGTACGGCCTCAGCCAGCTGCACCAGCTGCGCGGACGCGTCGGTCGAGGACGTGAACGCGCCTACGCGTACTTCCTCTACGACGACTCCAAGCCGCTCAGCGAGACCGCGGCCGACCGACTGCAGACGATCGCCGTGAACAACGACCTCGGCTCGGGCATGCAGGTCGCCTTGAAAGACCTCGAGCTGCGCGGCGCGGGAAACCTGCTCGGAGCCGAGCAGGCCGGCCACATCGCCGGCGTCGGCTTCGATCTGTACCTGCGCATGATCGGCGAGGCCGTCGCGACCTTCCGCGGCGAAGAGGTCGAGACCGGGCAGGAGCTCCGCCTCGAGCTGCCCCTCGAGGCCCGCATCCCCGAGGACTACATCGACAGCGAGCGGCTGCGGCTCGAGGCGTACCAGAAGCTGTCGGCTGCGTCGGCCGCCACCGCGAAGGACGATGCGATCGACCTGGTCGTCGAGGAGCTCACCGACCGGTACGGCACGCCGCCGGAGGAGGTCGTCGGGCTCGTGGCGATCGCTCGGCTCCGCCGTCGTGCAGCGCGCGCCGGGCTGACGGATGTCGTCGCCATGGGGTCGAACCTGCGGATCTCGCCGGCGCGCCTCGAGGACTCGATCAAGGTGCGGATGCAGCGGCTGTACCCCAAGGCGAAGCTCGTCGCAGGGGGAGAAGCCCTCGTCGTGCCGCTGCCGACCGTGCCGTCGGCGGTGGGCGTGGGGCTCGAGCCTCTTCCGGGCGCACAGCTGCTGGAATGGGTGGGGCAGCTCTTCACAGCCTTGTTCCCCGAGCCGGTGAAGACCGACTAG
- a CDS encoding gamma carbonic anhydrase family protein, which translates to MLYEHLGARPRIHDTAVVAPTAVVSGDVEIGPHCQVLHGAVITAEGGPITLGEHVIVMENALIRATAANAVHIGAHTLVGTLASIAGATVGEEVFFASGARIFNGALVGDRCEVRVNAIVHRRAVLPEGTVVPIGWVAVGDPVQLLSPDREAEIAAAQPELDFPGHVFGVDRDTPDLMVQLTERYGSSLARHAADRLL; encoded by the coding sequence ATGTTGTACGAGCACCTCGGGGCTCGGCCCCGGATCCATGACACCGCCGTCGTCGCTCCCACCGCCGTCGTCTCGGGCGACGTCGAGATCGGGCCCCACTGCCAGGTGCTGCACGGTGCGGTGATCACCGCGGAGGGCGGTCCGATCACGCTGGGCGAGCACGTGATCGTGATGGAGAACGCCCTCATCCGCGCGACTGCGGCCAACGCCGTGCACATCGGCGCCCACACGCTCGTCGGCACGCTCGCCAGCATCGCGGGAGCGACCGTCGGTGAAGAGGTGTTCTTCGCGTCGGGAGCGCGCATCTTCAACGGCGCGCTCGTCGGCGACCGGTGCGAGGTGCGAGTCAACGCCATCGTGCACCGACGCGCCGTGCTGCCGGAGGGCACGGTCGTGCCGATCGGGTGGGTGGCGGTCGGCGACCCCGTGCAACTGCTCTCACCCGACCGCGAGGCGGAGATCGCGGCGGCGCAGCCGGAGCTCGACTTCCCGGGTCACGTGTTCGGCGTCGACCGCGACACTCCCGACCTCATGGTGCAGCTCACCGAGCGCTACGGCAGCTCCCTCGCCCGCCATGCGGCGGACCGGCTGCTCTGA